In Festucalex cinctus isolate MCC-2025b chromosome 5, RoL_Fcin_1.0, whole genome shotgun sequence, a single genomic region encodes these proteins:
- the neff1 gene encoding low molecular weight neuronal intermediate filament, giving the protein MSYSSEMYSSSSYRKIFGDAPRAGRVVMSSSSSSSPSRVHSSGYRSRTYGSPSVMSSSGYRRTAAPGRVFSSSMMDLSQSTAVTNELKIIRTNEKEQLQGLNDRFVSFIEKVHNLEQQNKVLEAEVTLLRQRNSEPSRLHELYEQEIRELRARVEELSHEKSQMHLDCVQMSEALERLREKLDEESRLREEAENTLKGYRKDVDDATLARLELEKKVESLLDEIAFLRKVHEEELQELQSSLQATQVSVEMDMSKPDLAAALKDIRAQYENLSCRNQAQAEEWYRSKFATVTEAAARNQDAIKHSKEELTEYRRQVQARTLEIEALRGHNEALERQIAEMEDRHNNEIGDMQDTIQQLEAALRSTKGEMSRHLREYQDLLNVKMALDIEIAAYRKLLEGEECRLSSVGGAMVQSGYPGFSYMSSRTYSLGTYRKSKPEEEEEEGEEEDKEDEDEENEDEDEGDDQEGGDAEEEEEEEEEEEEKPKGKDEKEKKKKESPTEKTSKN; this is encoded by the exons ATGAGTTACTCCAGTGAAATGTATAGCAGCAGTTCCTATCGGAAGATATTCGGCGACGCGCCGCGAGCCGGCCGCGTGGtgatgagcagcagcagcagcagcagcccgtCCCGCGTGCACTCCTCGGGGTACCGCAGTCGCACCTACGGGTCCCCCTCGGTCATGTCGTCCAGCGGCTACCGCAGGACCGCCGCCCCCGGCCGCGTCTTCTCCTCCTCCATGATGGACCTGAGCCAGTCGACGGCGGTCACCAACGAGCTCAAGATCATCCGAACCAACGAGAAGGAGCAACTGCAGGGGCTCAACGACCGCTTCGTGTCCTTCATCGAGAAAGTGCACAACCTGGAGCAGCAGAACAAAGTTCTCGAGGCGGAGGTGACGTTGCTGCGGCAACGCAACAGCGAGCCGTCGCGCCTCCACGAGCTCTACGAGCAGGAGATCCGCGAGCTCCGCGCGCGCGTCGAGGAGCTGAGCCACGAGAAGAGCCAGATGCACCTGGACTGCGTGCAGATGAGCGAGGCCCTGGAGCGCCTGCGGGAGAAGCTCGACGAGGAGAGCAGGCTGCGCGAGGAGGCGGAGAACACCTTGAAGGGCTACCGCAAGGACGTGGACGACGCCACCTTGGCGCGACTGGAGCTCGAGAAGAAAGTGGAGTCGCTGCTGGATGAGATCGCCTTCCTCAGGAAAGTTCACGAGGAGGAGCTGCAGGAGCTGCAGTCGTCACTGCAGGCAACGCAG GTGTCAGTGGAGATGGACATGAGCAAACCGGACCTGGCCGCGGCCCTGAAGGACATCAGGGCCCAGTATGAGAACCTGTCATGCAGGAACCAGGCGCAGGCCGAGGAATGGTACCGCTCCAAGTTTGCGACGGTGACCGAGGCTGCCGCTCGCAACCAGGACGCCATCAAGCACTCCAAGGAGGAGCTGACCGAGTACCGCAGGCAGGTGCAAGCTCGCACCCTGGAGATTGAGGCCCTCAGGGGCCACAATGAGGCCCTGGAGCGGCAGATAGCTGAGATGGAGGATCGCCATAACAATGAAATAGGAGACATGCAG gACACCATTCAGCAGCTGGAGGCGGCGCTGCGCAGCACCAAAGGAGAAATGTCACGTCACCTGCGGGAATACCAGGATctgctcaatgtcaaaatggcgCTTGACATTGAAATAGCCGCTTACAG gaaaCTGCTGGAAGGCGAGGAGTGCCGCCTCAGCTCCGTGGGCGGTGCCATGGTGCAGTCGGGCTACCCCGGCTTCTCCTACATGTCGTCCCGCACGTACTCCCTGGGAACATACAGGAAGTCCAAgccggaggaagaggaagaggagggagaagaagaggacaaggaggacgaggacgaggagaaCGAGGATGAAGACGAGGGAGACGACCAGGAGGGAGGAGatgctgaggaggaggaggaggaggaagaggaagaggaggagaagccAAAAGGGAAGgatgagaaggagaagaagaagaaggagagccCCACTGAGAAGACCAGCAAGAACTAA
- the cds2 gene encoding phosphatidate cytidylyltransferase 2, whose protein sequence is MTEMRHRGAKDTEATLQHQPPEDKKHSAPSVDHLLCGDDSKPNLVTAAQGSVEGSDSELRSEKDGGTDSDPKVDSGVPEVPVPPDDTPEVLNKALSGLSSRWKNWWVRGILTLAMISFFFLIIYLGPMVLMMIVLCVQIKCFQEIITIGYSVYHSYHLPWFRTLSWYFLLCVNYFFYGETVTDYFFTLVQREEPLRILSKYHRFISFALYLTGFCMFVLSLVKKHYRLQFYMFGWTHVTLLIVVTQSHLIIHNLFEGMIWFIVPISCVICNDIMAYMFGFFFGRTPLIKLSPKKTWEGFIGGFFATILFGILLSYVMAGYRYFVCPVEFNNDSNSFQVDCEPPELFQLQDYNLPSILESVTGWTTVRLYPFQIHSIALSTFASIVGPFGGFFASGFKRAFKIKDFANTIPGHGGIMDRFDCQYLMATFVNVYIASFIRGPNPSKVIQQLLALRADQQLYIFNSLKAHLTEKGLLPALEEAIA, encoded by the exons ATGACAGAGATGAGGCACCGTGGAGCCAAAGACACCGAAGCGACGTTACAACATCAGCCGCCCGAGGACAAG AAGCACAGCGCACCGTCAGTCGACCATCTGCTCTGCGGTGATGACTCCAAGCCTAATTTGGTCACTGCAGCACAGGGGTCAGTCGAG gGTTCAGACAGTGAGCTAAGGTCGGAAAAAGACGGCGGGACAGACAGTGACCCCAAAGTGGACTCGGGGGTCCCCGAGGTGCCAGTGCCACCCGATGACACACCAGAAGTGTTGAATAAAGCCTTGTCCGGACTCTCCTCAAG ATGGAAGAACTGGTGGGTTCGAGGGATCCTTACACTTGCCAtgatttccttcttcttcttgatcATCTACTTGGGCCCCATGGTGCTTATGATGATT GTCCTGTGTGTTCAGATCAAATGCTTTCAAGAAATCATCACCATCGGTTACAGTGTTTACCACTCGTATCATCTGCCATGGTTCAGGACACTCAGTTG GTACTTCTTGCTCTGTGTCAATTACTTCTTCTATGGCGAAACCGTCACAGATTACTTCTTCACACTGGTGCAAAGGGAAGAGCCGCTTCGCATCCTCAGCAAATACCACCGCTTTATCTCCTTTGCCCTCTACCTCACAG GTTTCTGCATGTTTGTGCTGAGTTTGGTGAAGAAGCACTACCGCCTTCAGTTCTACATG TTTGGGTGGACTCACGTGACTCTGCTGATTGTTGTGACGCAGTCTCACCTCATCATTCACAACCTGTTTGAAGGGATGATCTG gtttATTGTGCCAATTTCCTGCGTGATCTGTAATGATATTATGGCCTACATGTTTGGCTTCTTCTTCGGCCGCACCCCTCTCATTAAG CTGTCGCCAAAGAAGACGTGGGAGGGTTTCATCGGTGGATTCTTTGCTACCATTTTGTTTGGCATCCTg CTCTCGTACGTGATGGCAGGCTACCGCTACTTCGTGTGTCCGGTCGAGTTCAACAACGATTCCAACAGTTTCCAGGTGGACTGCGAGCCGCCGGAACTTTTCCAGCTTCAGGACTACAACCTTCCCAGCATCCTCGAGTCTGTCACTGGATGG accacagttcgtctctaTCCGTTCCAGATCCACAGCATCGCCCTGTCCACGTTCGCCTCCATCGTCGGACCATTTGGTGGATTCTTCGCCAGCGGCTTTAAGAGGGCCTTTAAGATAAAG GATTTTGCCAACACTATTCCAGGACACGGTGGCATAATGGACCGATTTGACTGCCAGTACCTCATGGCCACATTTGTAAATGTCTACATTGCTAGCTTCATCAG GGGCCCCAACCCGAGCAAGGTGATCCAGCAGCTTCTGGCCCTGCGTGCCGACCAGCAGCTCTACATCTTCAATTCTCTCAAGGCTCACCTAACAGAGAAGGGCTTGCTGCCCGCGCTGGAGGAGGCGATCGCCTAG